A stretch of DNA from Oreochromis aureus strain Israel breed Guangdong linkage group 23, ZZ_aureus, whole genome shotgun sequence:
TCATGTGGTGTTTCCTGAGCTCTCTCTCCCTTTACAATCCAAATAAACTCCGTGAGAACAGAGTTGCTGTTGGCTTCATTAGGCTActtaaaaatgagaagaaactGCTGTAACATAAGCAGATGAGGATCTGCTATCTTgggaaaacacacatttgtcTTTTAGTAATGGTAACTGTAGTAATTAAACAAAACTTGAAATAAAAGTCAAGACGAAGCTTGAAGCTGTCACTAAGAGCGACAGCGTTAATGAAGCCCCAGGTACCCCagcaaaaatattttactgGCACTATTGTTGGCCTGCTGTCAATAAGCATCCTGTCATCTGTGCTACTTATCATCTTTTAGCATTATTAATTGTTAAGTACTTAATTTTAGTAGGTGATCCTGGAATTGGTTATAGATTGCTCTGTTTTTCCAGTCTGTTTGGTCCCGGTACCGTTCTGGAGTGACAGACGTTTGGGagattgttgtttgtttgttcgatttttccttttcttttttcctggtGGCCTCTTGGCTGACCGACTGATCTCTAgggctgtgtgactgaggcctcaGCTCGCCTCTTTGGTTAACAATGTGCATCTCTGATTCACTGAGATGTTTCACtgtcaaaaagaaaagcttAAAATTAAACGTATTTTCTAAAGATAAATCACCCAGCTGACTCCTCAGAGTAtcttttaatgcaaatatgacACTCAACTGTCATTCAGAGCACTTTTTCACACCTGCATGTTGGCTTCATTCCACAGTCGCAGAGACATGTATACATATATTGGTAAAACTGTTATAGAAGAACTGCAGAAATGAGGACGAAGGTCACATCTTGAAAGACAATATGCCACAGTGGAAGAATTCAGCGCTTTGAAGATCAGGATAGAAAGAGAACAATGAAAGCATTGTGTGATCAGAAATAAGATCTCTTTTATACTCATGTAGAACATTAAATATTTTCTCACCTCTCTTTGTCGCTCAGGAGCCTAACTCTCCCGCAGGCAGCCCTCCTCACTCACCCCATGGGAACGGGTTAGACCGGGCCCCCACTCTGAGGAAAGAGCTTCCAGGGTCCTCGAGCACAGGAGAGGCGCCGTCCACGCCAAATCCCCGCAGCCCAACCACAGGGAAGGCCAAGGACCCTGGACAGGTGAGATAAACAGAGTTGCTGTACTCCACTGACTGTAAAAATCCCTACTTTGCTTACAAAGCACTgtaatttttaacattttcagttGGAAATCTCTTCACTTTTTACCCTTAGGGCATTCATTGCTGGTGTATATTACGCTATCATATTGTTTTGCTCTGGGGTTACAGAAAAACTCATACATGACTAATTTATGCACACTAAATGGCTCTGATACAATCTGTGCTCCAAGACAAAAAGTTTTGGATGTTTTTCACACCGAGAACGTTTAAGCAGTGTCATTCTGGAGGTTACTGCAACAGATCGGCCATGTTCCTTTTTTcccactttcttttttattgtttgacaTCTCTGCAGATGGATAAGTCCCAGTCCCCGTTGTCTAAGTCTGGCACCCCATCCCCATCCCACCGTGAGGCCCTTACTCCAGGAGCACCAGGGGCCCCAGGGGCTCCTGGTCCCAGCACCTCCTGCCTTCGCCTAGTCAGCAAAGCAGCAACCAGTGCAGATCCCCTTGGTGAGACTCTCCTGACTGACTGACAAGCCTGCTGTAATTTAAGTCTAAAATAACTGGTTATGATCATTTCACTGTAGATAAAGGCCCGCTCTGATACAAAGCTATGGTgacactgttttttaatatttggaaCTTGTACAGCTGATCACAGTACCACTGCCCTTGACTTTCAAACTTAGCTGCTTTACTGCAGGTCTTTTTCATACAACTAATTGGATCAAATCGATCTTTTAATTCAGGCTTTGTACCCAGCTGACCTCTGCCCTTCATGCATTTTAACCTCTTATcccactttttttcatttccacatTTGTTTATACTTATATACTGAATAATCTTGCCTACTCTACAGTTTTGTTGCAAATTCGCTTAATATGATCAAAGCAAAGTTGAGCAAAATGTGCTATAGTCAATAATCTGGATACATTCTGAGCACGTTCTGAGCGCTCCTCGCTCTGCTCTCAAACTCGGCGTATAAACAAAGTTTagtgaaaagaaacatttttcattCTTCTCAGTCCCTCTGTGACTGTGTCTGTGCTTGTATACTGTGCATTGTTCTTCCCTTGATCCCATCCTTCAATTCCTCCttcctctttccctccctccccAGCTCTCCGCAGTCCCATGTCTGTGCCCCCCGGTTCATACCCGGCTCATTTTGGCGTGGTGTCCCACGCAGGACTGAATGGGGAGCTGGCCAGCCCAGGAGGCTTCGGAGGggctctgactctctccccgcAAATCAGCGCCGCGGCCAGCGCCTACTCCAGAAGCCCCATGGTGTGTAAAGGCCAAATTTATCTTCTCTGTCAAGCTCTGATTTATTGTTCAGATGCAAACTTTCAACTTTTGTAGCACTGTTCAAAAACTTGATGAATCACTTCTGCGCTATCAACTGCATTCATTATATACTCGAAGCTGTCACATTTACATTCTCGAATTCACTTTCATATAGCGCTACAGTCGTAGAAAAGAGAAACTTTACTACAAAGAGCCTTACCTTGATGGATTGCATCTATCTTGCATATCAGGAAACGTGCGTGAACAAAGAGCTGAAAGAGTCCAGTTAAAGTCTAATGTAGAAGAATAAATTCGTCTCTTCTAATCGCTTTAAATTGcaactatttttatttatttgggaaACAGATTCTACTGGATAACTTTTTACACCTTTTGATGATAATCTGTCTGGAAATGATTCTGAATCTTTTAGGTAGTCTTTGCCAGGCTGTCACTTGTTTGTTCACGCTTTACTTTCCACCAGGTGGCGTATGACTCTCGGTCTCACCTAAGGGCCCCGGGGCTGCCCTCCTCTCTCCCTGGTTCCTCTGGTGGCAAGCCGTAAGTCAGAGCTTCTATCGCGCACTAAAACAAGCACAGATTAGACGACGCTCCAGCGTGAAGAGAGATAAAATATAGTGATTCAGTGTGCTGCAAATTTTATCTGAAgctgagtgttttcagtgtttttctgttttgcaatTAAAACCATCTGCAGTTTTGAGGCACATGTAATAGCATtagtattgtttttattttgcatggATGTGCTGTGTAATTGAATGACGCAGTTACATTTTTAATCGTATTTTTAGCTGATGGTGCTTATAGAACAGCAGAAaaggacaacaacaacaggcacatgcttcaaatattaGCTCAGTGATAACCCACAAATATTTGGCTTGGATGGGAATCAGGATGAACTGTAGCTGctcctctttgtgtttttaaaagaaaatagagGACATTTCAAAGATGTCCatgaaccttttttttcctgtctgaaATACTGGTGTGATTTTTAAATGTCCCGGCACCCACTCAGACAAATTTGCAGACTGAGgaattgtgttgtttttgtcattcaTTGCAGAGTGGCAATTCATTCTTGCGGCGCTAATTTGAAGTCATAAAACAGCCTCGGCTTCCAACCGCTGCAGTATCGATCAGCCATTAGCAAAGCCACACTGACTCTGCCCTGTAATATAATCTGCCATTATGCATTCCTGCCCGTAGCTACGGTGAGCCCAGTAATTGCCACAGTTCGGGGAAATACTACTGGAGTTTCAAGGCCATTATGGTGTTGTCAGACGTCACACTGCCCACTGACATATTTGTGGTCGTTAATGAGTTGTGTGTATTTACCCCTAGCACTCTGCTTTTACTTGCTCGCtaactgattgattgattttcatCATCTCTCACTCGTCTTCATAGTGCCAAGGAGTCcaattttagtttgtttttttagctgtaGCTCTTTCTGCCTGATTGTATCGATTTATTTTCCCTCCTCTCTCTATCCCTTCTCAGCGCCTATTCGTTCCACGTGAGCGCGGACGGTCAGATGCAGCCGGTGCCCTTTCCTCCCGACGCTCTGCTGGGTCCGGGAATCCCTCGTCACGCCCGTCAGATCCACACCCTGAGCCACGGAGAGGTGGTGTGCGCCGTCACCATCAGCACCTCGACTCGCCACGTCTACACCGGAGGGAAGGGCTGCGTCAAGGTGTGGGACATCAGCCAACCAGGAAGCAAGAACCCCATGGCCCAGCTGGACTGTTTGGTGAGACATGAAGGAAAATGAGGCACACACGAGTGTTAAAAAATTCAGATGGTTGCACTCGTAACCACTCGCATGTGAATCCGTGAAAAGTAGTGCATGCATCCACAGagcagatttgtttttttgtctttcctcCTCCACTTTGGTAACAGACATCAAAACGTCCACATTAATTTCCTGACTGTCCCTAGTGTTGCCATCTGTCCTGTAAAGTCTCacgcactttttttccctccttgatcaagtgacaaCAGCTGTAATCTGACTGGTTTCTTTATCTTGTTAAATCAGAACAGGGATAACTACATCCGCTCCTGTAAAATCCTCCCAGACGGACGAACCTTGATTGTTGGAGGAGAGGCCAGCACGTTGTCAATCTGGGATTTGGCCACGCCAACTCCCCGCATCAAGGCGGAGCTGACGTCGTCCGCTCCCGCCTGCTACGCTCTGGCCATCTCCCCTGACAACAAGGTCTGCTTTTCCTGCTGCAGCGACGGCAACATCGTCGTCTGGGACCTTCACAACCAGACGCTCGTCAGGTAAGAAGGACCTCTGCAGGTAGACTGTAGTGAGAAGAGAGCAGAAAGAGAAAGCTGAGGAAAAAGAAGGTAGAATATTTCAGGTGGAGGAAGGGAAGATAAAATATGTaagaagagaaagagagtgagaaAGTGTTGCAGTCTGTGGCTTCTTTAACTAACACCAAGGTCAGGTGCAAACAAAACGGATAATCTAGCCATAGGGGATGTGAAGAGGATAAAACAGCTCTGTTTTAGCAAAGCTGGGcttaaataaaaaggaaatgagATGCGGAACGCTGTCGGTTCTACTGGGAGCCAAgaattaaaacatatttaatctGACACCTCTGCCagaaaagaagcagagaaaCAACAGGGAGGCAGAGTCCGCTTTGCTTGTGTATTCGAAGGGGTTCCAGTTTGGTTCTTAGACCCTCTTTTGTGCGTGTTTGCGTGGTCGTTGTCCCGGCAGGCAGTTCCAGGGCCACACGGACGGAGCGAGCTGCATCGATATCTCCAACGACGGCACCAAGCTGTGGACGGGAGGGCTGGACAACACAGTCCGCTGCTGGGACCTCCGAGAGGGACGCCAGCTTCAGCAACACGATTTCACTTCACaggtgcgcgcgcacacacacacacacacacacacacacagtaatcaTATTCTGCTCACACATTTAAACATGTTGATACAAGCACAGTACTTAAATGATAATAGATCCCTAATATTGCATCTGTAATAAGATTCACCTCAATAAGGGATCGTGCACAGTAAATACAAGCATACAACAATAatctagacacacacacacacattttgtcTCTTTCACTATTCACTGTGACAACAGGACTACAGTTGACCACTGGTGTCAAATGAGTTTCGATCCACAGTATAATGACTTTCTCTGTCTGCCATCTTTCCTGAGATCTGTTTATTTCACTCTATATTTAGCTCGTTTATATCACTCCACtctttcatttttccttttccctGCTTTCCACCTCTGATCTTTTGTTGTCCCATCATCTTTATCTCTTCTCTTTAATATCCTTCGATCCCTAATTTTAAGTTCTTTTATCTGTCCTCCCTACTTCCTTCCATTGTTCTCTTTTAATCAACCTTATCTTCTTTCCCGCCCctcatg
This window harbors:
- the tle2b gene encoding transducin-like enhancer protein 4 isoform X1, with translation MYPQGRHPVPLQPGQSFKFTVLETLDRIKEEFQFLQAQYHSLKLECEKLASEKTEMQRHYIMYYEMSYGLNIEMHKQAEIVKRLSAICAQIIPFLSQEHQQQVVQAVERAKQVTMAELNAIIGQQQLQHLSHHAPGIPLTPHPSGLSLGAGGSGLLALTGALGVSAHLASKDERNHLDPEHLREGAPSRSKSVSSTDSQPNEERQGPSGGYASSQGGAEAKRRRCDDKESLPPHSYDSDGDKSEDNLVVDVSNEEPNSPAGSPPHSPHGNGLDRAPTLRKELPGSSSTGEAPSTPNPRSPTTGKAKDPGQMDKSQSPLSKSGTPSPSHREALTPGAPGAPGAPGPSTSCLRLVSKAATSADPLALRSPMSVPPGSYPAHFGVVSHAGLNGELASPGGFGGALTLSPQISAAASAYSRSPMVAYDSRSHLRAPGLPSSLPGSSGGKPAYSFHVSADGQMQPVPFPPDALLGPGIPRHARQIHTLSHGEVVCAVTISTSTRHVYTGGKGCVKVWDISQPGSKNPMAQLDCLNRDNYIRSCKILPDGRTLIVGGEASTLSIWDLATPTPRIKAELTSSAPACYALAISPDNKVCFSCCSDGNIVVWDLHNQTLVRQFQGHTDGASCIDISNDGTKLWTGGLDNTVRCWDLREGRQLQQHDFTSQIFSLGYCPTGEWLAVGMESSNVEVLHVSKPDKYQLHLHESCVLSLKFAYCGKWFVSTGKDNLLNAWRTPYGASIFQSKESSSVLSCDVSPDDKYIVTGSGDKKATVYEVVY
- the tle2b gene encoding transducin-like enhancer protein 4 isoform X3; this translates as MQRHYIMYYEMSYGLNIEMHKQAEIVKRLSAICAQIIPFLSQEHQQQVVQAVERAKQVTMAELNAIIGQQQLQHLSHHAPGIPLTPHPSGLSLGAGGSGLLALTGALGVSAHLASKDERNHLDPEHLREGAPSRSKSVSSTDSQPNEERQGPSGGYASSQGGAEAKRRRCDDKESLPPHSYDSDGDKSEDNLVVDVSNEEPNSPAGSPPHSPHGNGLDRAPTLRKELPGSSSTGEAPSTPNPRSPTTGKAKDPGQMDKSQSPLSKSGTPSPSHREALTPGAPGAPGAPGPSTSCLRLVSKAATSADPLALRSPMSVPPGSYPAHFGVVSHAGLNGELASPGGFGGALTLSPQISAAASAYSRSPMVAYDSRSHLRAPGLPSSLPGSSGGKPAYSFHVSADGQMQPVPFPPDALLGPGIPRHARQIHTLSHGEVVCAVTISTSTRHVYTGGKGCVKVWDISQPGSKNPMAQLDCLNRDNYIRSCKILPDGRTLIVGGEASTLSIWDLATPTPRIKAELTSSAPACYALAISPDNKVCFSCCSDGNIVVWDLHNQTLVRQFQGHTDGASCIDISNDGTKLWTGGLDNTVRCWDLREGRQLQQHDFTSQIFSLGYCPTGEWLAVGMESSNVEVLHVSKPDKYQLHLHESCVLSLKFAYCGKWFVSTGKDNLLNAWRTPYGASIFQSKESSSVLSCDVSPDDKYIVTGSGDKKATVYEVVY
- the tle2b gene encoding transducin-like enhancer protein 4 isoform X2, coding for MYPQGRHPVPLQPGQSFKFTVLETLDRIKEEFQFLQAQYHSLKLECEKLASEKTEMQRHYIMYYEMSYGLNIEMHKQAEIVKRLSAICAQIIPFLSQEHQQQVVQAVERAKQVTMAELNAIIGQQLQHLSHHAPGIPLTPHPSGLSLGAGGSGLLALTGALGVSAHLASKDERNHLDPEHLREGAPSRSKSVSSTDSQPNEERQGPSGGYASSQGGAEAKRRRCDDKESLPPHSYDSDGDKSEDNLVVDVSNEEPNSPAGSPPHSPHGNGLDRAPTLRKELPGSSSTGEAPSTPNPRSPTTGKAKDPGQMDKSQSPLSKSGTPSPSHREALTPGAPGAPGAPGPSTSCLRLVSKAATSADPLALRSPMSVPPGSYPAHFGVVSHAGLNGELASPGGFGGALTLSPQISAAASAYSRSPMVAYDSRSHLRAPGLPSSLPGSSGGKPAYSFHVSADGQMQPVPFPPDALLGPGIPRHARQIHTLSHGEVVCAVTISTSTRHVYTGGKGCVKVWDISQPGSKNPMAQLDCLNRDNYIRSCKILPDGRTLIVGGEASTLSIWDLATPTPRIKAELTSSAPACYALAISPDNKVCFSCCSDGNIVVWDLHNQTLVRQFQGHTDGASCIDISNDGTKLWTGGLDNTVRCWDLREGRQLQQHDFTSQIFSLGYCPTGEWLAVGMESSNVEVLHVSKPDKYQLHLHESCVLSLKFAYCGKWFVSTGKDNLLNAWRTPYGASIFQSKESSSVLSCDVSPDDKYIVTGSGDKKATVYEVVY